The Deltaproteobacteria bacterium HGW-Deltaproteobacteria-18 nucleotide sequence GGCGGGAAATACGCCTCTCCTTCAATACACACCTGTTGCCCATCAATCGGGGTATCCTGACCACCGCCTACGCCAAACTTTCCCCCGGCGCGGATCTGGAGCAAATCCGGGCCTGCTACCAGGAGTTTTATGCGGGCAAGCGGTGGGTACGTCTTTTGCCCCAGGGATCCCTGCCTGAAACCAGATGGGTGCGAGGCACCAATTTCTGCGATCTCGGGCTGGTCACGGACCCGCGTACGGACAGACTCATCGTGGTGTCGGCCATAGACAACCTTTGCCGTGGCGCTTCGGGCCAGGCCGTTGCCAATGCCAACCTCATGCTGGGCCTGGAAGAGGGTGTCGGTCTGCCTTTTGCGCCACTCATGCCTTAGAGGCCCTTAATGACAGAACAGGTGCCTGAAAAGTTCTACGACAGCATATATGTCGCCAGACAGCCCATTTTCAATACCGAAATGAATATTTGGGGCTATGAGCTTCTATTCAGGCACGGGGAGACCCAGTCCGCCGTGTTCACGGACGGCGACCAGGCCACGACCCAGGTCATCGCAGACGGCTTCGCATTGGGAGTCCGGGGCATGGGCAGCAAGATCAAGGCGCTGATCAATTTTCCGCGCAATGTCCTTCTCGGGCATGCGCCCTATGTGCTTCCTTCCGAGCGTTGCGTGGTGGAAATCCTGGAGACGGTGCTGCCCGAGGATGATGTCATGGCGGCCTGCCGGGAGCTGAAGGCAAACGGCTATACCCTGGCCCTGGATGATTTTGTGGGGGATCCGGGTTTTGAGCCGCTGTGCGAAATAGCGGACATCATCAAGGTCGATATCCTGGGCAAGACGCCAGGCGAGGTCATGGCCATCGTCCAGAACCTCAAAGGGTACAAGGCCCGGCTTCTCGCCGAGAAAGTCGAGAGCATCGACATGTTCAACGTCTGCAAGCGTCTTGGCTTCGAATATTTTCAAGGGTATTTCTTCAGCAAGCCCGAGATAGTCCCCGGCCGCAAGCTCTCCGCCAGCCAGAGCACCAAGATCAAGCTTTTGAAGGAACTCAATGAATCCGAGGCGGAGCTTTCCCGGCTGGTGGAAATCATTCAGACGGATCTCTCCATTTCCTACCGCCTGCTCAAATACATCAATTCCGCCCGGTTCAGCCTGCGCGGCAAAATCGAATCCATCCAGCGCGCCGTGAACATGCTTGGCCATCAGAACCTGCGCCAATGGCTGCAGGTGGTCATCCTGTCCGATGTCAATTCCACGGACAAGGGCCAGGAGCTGGTCCGGATATCCGTCCTGCGCGGCCGTTTCCTCCAGCTTCTGGCCTCGGCCTGCCCCACTCCGTTTTCTCCGGACAGCATGTTCGTGATGGGCTTTTTTTCCCTGCTCGACGCCATCCTCGACCAGCAAATGGAGCAGGTTCTCGAAGAGATTTC carries:
- a CDS encoding diguanylate phosphodiesterase, whose amino-acid sequence is MTEQVPEKFYDSIYVARQPIFNTEMNIWGYELLFRHGETQSAVFTDGDQATTQVIADGFALGVRGMGSKIKALINFPRNVLLGHAPYVLPSERCVVEILETVLPEDDVMAACRELKANGYTLALDDFVGDPGFEPLCEIADIIKVDILGKTPGEVMAIVQNLKGYKARLLAEKVESIDMFNVCKRLGFEYFQGYFFSKPEIVPGRKLSASQSTKIKLLKELNESEAELSRLVEIIQTDLSISYRLLKYINSARFSLRGKIESIQRAVNMLGHQNLRQWLQVVILSDVNSTDKGQELVRISVLRGRFLQLLASACPTPFSPDSMFVMGFFSLLDAILDQQMEQVLEEISLDPDIKATLVDPHGKHSVWIELLHELDRGSWADLEEKAGQMGIPMELIDSVAIEAAMWTDEVMGGAS